The Tissierella sp. genome has a segment encoding these proteins:
- a CDS encoding response regulator transcription factor: protein MKEKTIRILLADDHRLIREGIKQILELEDDFIVIGQAGDGEEAFNMVTTLMPDVILLDINMPKLNGIETLRKFKDLGIKSKIIILSIHEDKEYIMKTLKLGADGYILKDSCADILIEGIRNVARGEKYIQQSVAKLLDESHNSDGYCSINLAKIKSLTKREYEVLILIAEGLNNKDIAVRLYISEKTVKNHVSNIFRKLDLNDRVQAAIFAYKNDIKKL from the coding sequence CAAATATTGGAATTAGAGGATGATTTTATTGTTATTGGACAAGCTGGTGACGGGGAAGAAGCTTTCAATATGGTTACAACATTAATGCCAGATGTAATTTTACTAGATATTAATATGCCTAAGTTAAATGGAATTGAAACCCTTAGAAAGTTCAAAGATTTGGGTATAAAATCAAAAATCATAATTCTAAGTATTCATGAGGATAAAGAATACATAATGAAAACTTTAAAATTAGGAGCTGATGGATATATATTAAAGGATTCATGTGCTGATATTTTGATAGAAGGAATTAGAAATGTAGCAAGGGGAGAGAAATATATCCAACAAAGTGTTGCCAAATTATTGGATGAGTCACATAATAGTGATGGGTATTGTAGTATTAACCTTGCAAAGATAAAATCATTAACAAAACGAGAGTATGAAGTACTAATTCTTATTGCAGAAGGACTAAATAATAAGGATATTGCAGTTAGGCTGTATATTAGCGAGAAGACTGTCAAAAATCATGTGTCTAATATTTTTAGGAAACTTGATTTAAATGATAGAGTACAAGCTGCAATTTTTGCATATAAAAATGATATTAAAAAATTATAA